In Elaeis guineensis isolate ETL-2024a chromosome 1, EG11, whole genome shotgun sequence, a genomic segment contains:
- the LOC105061502 gene encoding uncharacterized protein: MSAGGGGGGGGGGKAEGQYSMAKTSVWWDIENCQVPRACDPHLIAQNIRLALEAMDYRGAVSISAYGDTSKISQVVQQALSSTGISLNHVPAGVKDASDKKILVDMLFWAVDNPPPANYLLISGDRDFSNALHQLRMRRYNILLAQPPNVSQALVAAAKSVWLWKNLLAGGPPLSESPYPSNALNDNLSGTETSKNNIPDAVQTTQPIDPPATSLHLGSQRNCGNGKPDNRYKGKQVRRNTTTSQASSNTPRTSSNENKQHRSGTEGLMNGAPNNGIPKWTKRQPNQASTSMTSSFDVKEGAQLNHPGTSSFLQSSLQKPSTESGYSHQSGTVQVKEAPHEFFGANKPNTSSAPTPDYSTPYPEFPMNNGKYFPNNYQNHYPKPLRPSDLLHPQTNITSGNLSVPNSQKHSCYPPPSWTSSPPSTSLQTWPSGLPYASGPSGNLPDINRLNMSDYPSSVHHNTPSCQQTPEPSMTCAMERPNAPYQGQPFYPDYTHRPPPIPAMNNNASNNAHWGTPGCTAPPMEVQDLMGNILRALHILKTDKMAPTEVNIADCIHYGEMNMQNFNVKMALDYAVQYQFVVMHKLGGNLPFYIVKNDTLWKCVNVMDGNAKHPKGTWDAVQKFLSSKNGRSTLRSSQCRYQAAIILKQHCLKQLVLGDILQILHIVITVKKWIVPHSSGWQPLSFNVSISDTNADGSACTNP, encoded by the exons ATGAGCGCCGGCGGAGGAGGTGGTGGGGGCGGGGGAGGGAAGGCGGAGGGGCAGTACTCGATGGCGAAGACGTCGGTGTGGTGGGACATCGAGAACTGCCAGGTCCCGAGGGCCTGCGATCCTCATCTGATCGCCCAGAACATCAGATTGGCGCTGGAGGCCATGGATTATCGCGGGGCCGTCTCCATCTCCGCCTACGGCGACACCAGCAAGATCTCGCAGGTCGTCCAGCAGGCGCTCTCCAGCACCGGGATTTCCCTCAATCACGTCCCGGCCG GTGTCAAAGATGCaagtgataaaaaaattctagttgACATGTTATTCTGGGCAGTAGATAATCCTCCTCCTGCGAACTATTTGCTTATTTCTGGTGATCGTGACTTTTCCAATGCCCTCCATCAATTAAGAATGAGGAGATATAATATTCTTCTAGCACAGCCACCAAATGTATCCCAAGCACTTGTAGCTGCTGCAAAGAGTGTGTGGCTCTGGAAAAATCTTCTGGCAGGAGGGCCTCCATTGTCAGAGTCCCCTTACCCAAGTAATGCATTGAATGACAACTTATCAGGGACAGAGACATCAAAAAACAATATCCCAGATGCTGTGCAGACAACACAGCCCATTGATCCTCCTGCTACTAGCTTGCACTTGGGAAGTCAAAGGAATTGTGGAAATGGAAAGCCTGATAACCGTTACAAGGGGAAGCAAGTTAGAAGGAACACAACCACAAGTCAAGCAAGTAGTAACACTCCAAGAACGTCTAGCAATGAGAATAAGCAGCACCGATCTGGAACTGAAGGACTCATGAATGGAGCACCTAATAATGGTATTCCAAAATGGACTAAGAGGCAACCAAATCAAGCTTCCACTTCCATGACATCAAGTTTTGATGTCAAGGAAGGTGCTCAGTTAAACCATCCAGGAACTAGTTCTTTCCTACAGTCATCACTTCAAAAGCCATCCACTGAATCGGGGTATTCTCATCAGTCGGGGACAGTTCAGGTTAAGGAGGCTCCTCATGAGTTCTTTGGAGCTAATAAGCCCAACACATCAAGTGCACCCACACCAGATTACAGTACACCCTATCCTGAATTCCCCATGAACAATGGGAAATACTTCCCAAACAATTATCAAAACCATTATCCTAAGCCATTAAGGCCTAGTGATTTACTGCATCCACAAACTAATATTACATCTGGGAATTTGTCTGTACCAAATTCTCAAAAGCACAGCTGTTATCCACCACCAAGCTGGACTAGCAGCCCACCCTCTACTTCACTGCAAACCTGGCCAAGTGGTTTGCCCTATGCTTCGGGACCTTCTGGGAATCTGCCGGATATTAATAGGCTTAATATGTCAGATTATCCAAGTAGTGTTCACCATAACACTCCATCTTGTCAGCAAACCCCAGAACCAAGTATGACTTGTGCAATGGAGCGTCCTAATGCTCCATACCAAGGACAACCTTTCTATCCTGACTATACGCACAGACCTCCACCTATACCTGCCATGAACAACAATGCCTCCAATAATGCGCACTGGGGTACCCCAGGATGCACTGCACCACCAATGGAGGTCCAGGATCTCATGGGGAACATTCTACGTGCCTTGCATATACTGAAAACTGACAAAATGGCCCCAACAGAAGTTAATATAGCAGATTGCATTCACTATGGGGAGATGAATATGCAAAATTTTAATGTTAAGATGGCTCTTGACTATGCTGTCCAGTATCAGTTTGTTGTGATGCACAAGTTAGGAGGTAACTTACCATTCTATATCGTAAAAAATGATACATTATGGAAATGTGTGAATGTCATGGATGGTAATGCTAAACATCCAAAAGGTACATGGGATGCAGTTCAAAAGTTTCTTTCTTCAAAAAATGGACGCTCCACTTTGAGGTCCTCACAATGCAG GTATCAAGCTGCAATCATACTTAAGCAGCATTGCTTGAAACAGCTTGTTTTGGGTGATATTCTTCAGATCTTGCATATTGTAATCACTGTGAAGAAATGGATCGTACCTCATTCTTCAGGTTGGCAACCTTTGTCTTTTAATGTATCAATTTCAGATACAAATGCAGATGGCAGTGCCTGTACCAATCCTTGA